Proteins from a genomic interval of Sphingobacterium sp. SYP-B4668:
- a CDS encoding FecR family protein, which yields MKKEIMALLSRYADEKSTVEEKKQLESFVLKKGLANHIRTSEPDYSFLKDRGRKQLVAYLSIQNRSVRLRKRIKIVTAVAATFIIGFLLVKLLYIPSYLDNNKTDIYITEAVNPGDTSAILKLADGKKVLLGRHDGVLMEGQMQLAENNKGQELNYANPLASEEQGLDAWNELIIPRGGQYVVILSDGTRVTMNSASTLRFPVRFTGTDRIVSLEGEAYFEVEKDAKRPFKVLSKDQIVQVTGTKFNVKSYGQNAYVQTSLLEGGVLISQGDQQVHLSPGQQAQSSPGTTLKVRAFEEMDVLGWKNGNFAFDNKSLREIMEDIERWYNIDVSYEGEISSVKYGGNFTKSKGLKVLLNHLSKMTGNRFVIEGRRVTVKS from the coding sequence GAAATCATGGCACTGCTTAGTCGTTATGCGGATGAGAAAAGTACTGTTGAAGAAAAAAAGCAGCTTGAATCATTTGTACTCAAAAAAGGCCTTGCCAATCATATTCGAACGAGTGAACCCGACTATTCTTTTTTGAAGGATCGTGGTCGAAAGCAATTGGTGGCTTATTTATCTATTCAAAATAGATCAGTCAGACTTAGAAAGAGAATTAAGATAGTTACTGCTGTGGCTGCCACGTTTATTATTGGGTTTCTCCTTGTCAAACTACTATATATCCCGAGTTATTTGGATAACAATAAGACGGACATCTATATTACGGAGGCTGTCAATCCTGGCGATACTTCTGCTATCCTGAAGCTTGCGGACGGTAAAAAAGTGCTGCTAGGTAGGCACGATGGTGTGTTGATGGAAGGCCAAATGCAACTAGCTGAAAACAACAAAGGACAAGAATTAAACTATGCCAATCCACTAGCCAGCGAAGAGCAAGGTTTGGACGCTTGGAACGAACTGATTATTCCTCGAGGAGGACAATATGTAGTCATCTTGTCTGATGGGACACGTGTCACGATGAATTCTGCCAGTACACTACGTTTCCCTGTACGATTTACGGGAACAGATCGAATTGTTTCACTCGAGGGGGAAGCCTATTTTGAGGTTGAAAAAGATGCAAAAAGGCCGTTTAAGGTCCTGAGTAAAGACCAGATCGTACAGGTGACAGGGACCAAGTTTAATGTCAAATCATACGGTCAAAATGCCTACGTGCAAACTTCCTTGTTAGAGGGGGGAGTACTTATTTCACAAGGCGACCAACAGGTCCATTTATCACCGGGACAGCAAGCACAAAGTAGCCCTGGAACCACCTTGAAAGTACGGGCTTTTGAGGAGATGGATGTCCTTGGATGGAAAAATGGCAATTTTGCGTTCGATAACAAATCTCTACGAGAAATCATGGAAGATATAGAACGGTGGTATAATATCGACGTCTCATACGAAGGAGAAATATCTAGCGTAAAATACGGAGGAAACTTTACAAAATCTAAGGGCTTGAAAGTTCTTTTAAATCATCTAAGCAAGATGACAGGTAATCGATTTGTAATAGAAGGAAGGAGGGTCACGGTGAAATCTTAA
- a CDS encoding TonB-dependent receptor, whose translation MKLLAIMLFAFVMQLEASTRAQTVTIVSKKTTIKQVFLEIKKQTGYDFFYANEDIAHAGSFSVSIKNRPLVDALNSILTTNGLRFDVNNKSIFVEKDKRAIKAEASVDKIQQELITGTVLDSLGNTLSGVTIVIVGKSGEGTKTDAKGHFELKAPLGSKLLFSYVGYNSQELTVANYSPLRIVLSPIQEALDEVVVVGFGTQRKIQTLGSQSTLSVADLKQPVANITTVLAGRISGLVGVQRSGEPGLDGAQLWVRGVNTLNSGLAHPLVIVDGVERDFNNLDPNDIESFTILKDASSTSVYGVRGANGVILITTKKGMVGDTKINVEYLQGVTQFTQVPQQADGVTYMQMANEALVTRGQSPLYTEEAIRKTYTQEDPYLFPNVNWMNEIFNDFGKNRKANLNIRGGSDKMQYYVSAGLYGETGLFKTDDLQKYNAKISFDRYNFSSSLNIKATKTTDIDLGVKGYITNGNYPGTGTADLFRSTFDTYPIIYPVKYPNGQEPYVSTGGGMANPYYLLTNRGYVTTYENQLMSDIHVKQKLDFLTEGLSARVLYSFDARNTNRLLRKKSPSTYYATGRDENGELVYQLTSEGKDFLSFDRENTGRRQFYLESSLNYSRNFGEHSITGLFLFNQSDRISANATDLIGSLPYRSRGIVGRGSYSYADRYLAEVSFGYNGAENFAPEFRYGLFPSYAVGWVPSNERFWQGLDSYVQKLKVRGSYGKVGSSTIEGRRFAYIEVIGGVGGYFYGRERDNNIGGLDITEYASNASWEIETNWNLGLELGLLKNSLQIDLDYFNRDRENIFLNRASVPESAGFRSNLLGNLGETNARGLDASMNYNTQFGAFSTMIRGTFTYSKNKVIENDQPIQPYPHMERRGHAIGQRFGYIVDGFYTQQEIDDPSVARTVGVVQAGDLKFKDLNEDGLIDGMDYAAIGKSDIPQIVYGFGTTIGYKGFSLGAFFQGVGRTDFYMSNRFMPFLEGTARGGLYENITDRWTEDNPRQDAFYPRLSHGNLNQNYSSTNSHWLMDGSFLRLKTLDFGYTIPPSIFQKYGVSNMRVYFVGYNLWTISSFKMYDPELGNGDGLKYPNIKTFSMGLNLTF comes from the coding sequence ATGAAGCTTTTGGCAATTATGCTATTTGCTTTTGTAATGCAATTAGAAGCAAGCACAAGAGCGCAGACCGTCACTATTGTTTCGAAAAAGACAACCATAAAGCAGGTTTTTTTGGAAATCAAAAAGCAGACCGGTTATGATTTTTTTTATGCAAATGAGGATATTGCCCATGCCGGTAGTTTTTCCGTGAGCATAAAGAATAGACCTTTAGTCGATGCTTTGAATAGCATTTTGACGACAAATGGGTTAAGATTTGACGTAAACAACAAATCTATCTTTGTAGAAAAAGATAAGCGGGCGATTAAAGCCGAAGCATCAGTTGACAAAATACAACAGGAATTGATTACCGGGACAGTGCTTGATTCCTTAGGCAATACCTTGTCAGGGGTGACCATCGTTATCGTTGGCAAGAGTGGAGAGGGAACCAAGACAGATGCAAAGGGGCATTTTGAATTGAAGGCTCCACTAGGTAGCAAATTACTCTTTTCCTACGTCGGATACAATAGTCAAGAACTTACCGTTGCCAATTATTCTCCTTTGCGTATTGTCTTGTCACCCATTCAAGAAGCTCTGGATGAGGTTGTCGTTGTGGGATTTGGCACCCAGCGCAAAATACAGACCTTAGGATCCCAATCTACTTTGAGTGTCGCAGATTTGAAGCAGCCTGTAGCCAATATTACCACGGTATTGGCGGGACGTATATCTGGACTTGTAGGCGTTCAGCGTAGTGGCGAACCAGGTTTGGATGGAGCACAGTTATGGGTTAGAGGTGTTAACACACTAAACTCTGGCTTAGCACATCCTCTGGTGATAGTAGACGGTGTAGAACGTGATTTTAATAATTTAGATCCGAATGATATAGAAAGCTTTACTATACTAAAAGACGCTTCTTCGACCTCCGTATATGGGGTAAGAGGTGCTAATGGCGTTATCTTGATTACCACAAAGAAAGGAATGGTGGGTGATACAAAAATCAATGTAGAATACCTGCAGGGGGTGACCCAATTTACACAGGTACCACAGCAAGCGGATGGAGTCACTTATATGCAGATGGCCAACGAGGCTTTAGTTACACGCGGCCAATCACCTTTATATACAGAGGAAGCTATTCGAAAAACCTATACCCAAGAGGACCCTTACTTATTTCCGAATGTCAACTGGATGAATGAAATTTTTAATGACTTTGGAAAGAATCGCAAAGCTAATTTAAACATCCGAGGTGGATCCGATAAAATGCAGTATTATGTATCGGCAGGTCTTTACGGTGAAACTGGGCTTTTTAAAACGGATGATTTACAAAAATATAATGCTAAGATAAGCTTTGACCGTTATAATTTTAGCTCAAGTTTAAATATCAAAGCAACCAAGACAACGGATATAGATTTAGGGGTAAAAGGATATATTACCAACGGTAATTATCCAGGTACTGGAACGGCAGATTTATTTAGATCCACATTTGATACTTACCCCATTATTTATCCAGTGAAATATCCAAATGGGCAAGAGCCTTATGTATCGACTGGTGGAGGAATGGCCAACCCCTATTATTTATTGACAAATAGAGGGTATGTAACTACTTATGAGAATCAGTTAATGTCTGATATTCATGTTAAGCAAAAGTTGGATTTTCTAACAGAAGGCCTTTCTGCACGCGTCCTTTATTCTTTTGATGCTAGAAATACCAATCGCTTACTTCGGAAAAAGAGCCCAAGTACGTATTATGCTACAGGAAGAGATGAAAATGGGGAGCTGGTCTATCAATTGACAAGCGAAGGAAAGGACTTTTTGAGTTTCGATCGGGAAAACACCGGCCGTCGTCAGTTCTATCTGGAATCATCTTTAAACTATTCCCGGAATTTTGGAGAGCATAGTATTACAGGCCTATTTTTATTTAATCAGTCCGATCGAATCAGTGCGAATGCTACTGACTTAATTGGCTCCTTGCCTTATAGAAGTAGAGGTATAGTAGGGCGTGGTAGTTATTCCTATGCAGACCGTTATTTAGCAGAGGTGAGTTTTGGCTATAATGGTGCGGAAAATTTTGCACCAGAGTTTCGCTATGGTCTATTCCCTTCGTATGCCGTTGGCTGGGTCCCCTCAAATGAGCGCTTTTGGCAAGGCTTAGATTCGTACGTTCAAAAATTAAAAGTTAGGGGATCTTATGGTAAAGTCGGGAGTTCAACAATTGAAGGACGTCGTTTTGCCTATATTGAAGTCATTGGTGGTGTTGGAGGTTATTTTTATGGTAGAGAACGAGATAATAATATTGGTGGTTTAGATATTACTGAGTATGCTTCCAATGCATCTTGGGAAATAGAAACCAATTGGAATCTTGGTTTAGAACTTGGTTTATTAAAGAATTCCTTACAAATCGACTTGGATTATTTTAATAGAGATCGTGAAAATATCTTTTTAAATAGAGCATCCGTGCCCGAATCTGCAGGATTCAGAAGTAATCTGCTAGGCAATCTCGGAGAGACCAATGCAAGGGGACTAGATGCCAGTATGAATTATAATACACAATTTGGAGCGTTTTCGACCATGATTCGTGGCACATTTACCTATAGCAAAAACAAGGTCATCGAAAATGATCAGCCTATACAACCATATCCACACATGGAGCGGAGAGGGCATGCTATTGGTCAACGTTTTGGGTACATAGTAGATGGTTTTTATACCCAGCAGGAAATCGATGATCCGAGTGTCGCGAGGACTGTCGGGGTGGTACAGGCAGGAGATTTGAAATTCAAAGATTTAAATGAGGATGGCCTTATTGACGGAATGGATTATGCTGCGATTGGTAAGAGTGATATCCCTCAAATCGTATATGGTTTTGGAACGACCATTGGTTATAAAGGCTTTTCCTTGGGTGCCTTTTTTCAAGGAGTAGGTCGTACGGATTTTTACATGTCTAATCGTTTTATGCCTTTTTTGGAGGGTACGGCGCGAGGTGGACTTTATGAGAATATAACCGATAGATGGACAGAAGATAATCCCAGACAAGACGCCTTTTATCCCCGGCTATCCCACGGTAATTTGAATCAAAATTATTCATCAACCAATAGCCATTGGTTGATGGATGGTAGCTTTTTGCGATTAAAGACCTTAGACTTTGGCTATACGATTCCACCCAGTATATTCCAAAAATATGGAGTAAGCAATATGCGTGTTTATTTTGTCGGTTACAATCTTTGGACAATAAGCTCATTTAAAATGTACGATCCTGAATTAGGTAATGGGGATGGACTTAAGTATCCAAACATTAAGACGTTTAGTATGGGGTTAAACCTAACTTTTTAA
- a CDS encoding RagB/SusD family nutrient uptake outer membrane protein codes for MKRILFIQLCILLLAATSCTKGFFDQVPDDRLTLEQTFLNRATTEQYLAGVYGYIRREVDHNGANTPWEGLSDDMDVTYNDYPTYAMNLGNWDINRGDYNFWGHYYQGIRSAAVFLKYVDLNKDMTADEITKYKAEARVLRAWFYFCLMRQYGPVIIMPDEPMQPDATIDQLSMPRNSYDECVAYVAQQIDQALPDLPAQASNVRDWGRINKGMAIGMKSRLLLYAASPLFNGNAAYANFKNLDGKLLINQQYDQNKWKIAADAAKELIDLGLYSLYVKKDGQGKVDAYASLKGMFLNDWNSEVILANGRHTDMQPIDRSGTPRSLGGWSSWGPTQMLVDEFFMANGRAITDPQSGYTETGFTNQETSYFAAGTYNMYVGREPRFYVAISFDQSKWINSDKNPKPLVIEHYSGGNSGLGTSRNYSRTGYVNRKLVHPNTTLNPDRFAIRMEVLIRYGEILLNYVEALNEYDPGNPDILKYLNMIRERAGINLYGTAVSEIAPPASQELMRAAIRKERRVELAFENFRFFDTRRWKIAEQVEGGAFWGMNVEGRNKTEFAQRKVFETRVWRDRQYLWNITQSELNRNKNLVGNPGW; via the coding sequence ATGAAAAGAATACTATTTATACAGCTGTGTATTTTACTGTTGGCAGCCACCTCTTGTACCAAAGGGTTCTTTGATCAGGTACCTGATGATCGTTTAACACTAGAACAGACATTTTTGAATCGAGCGACTACAGAGCAATACCTCGCGGGGGTATATGGTTACATTCGCAGGGAGGTCGATCATAATGGGGCGAACACCCCTTGGGAAGGTCTTTCGGATGATATGGATGTCACTTATAATGACTATCCAACCTATGCGATGAATTTGGGGAATTGGGACATTAATCGAGGAGACTATAATTTTTGGGGGCATTATTATCAAGGCATTCGCTCTGCGGCCGTTTTTTTGAAGTATGTCGATTTAAACAAGGATATGACTGCAGATGAGATTACCAAATACAAGGCCGAGGCTCGAGTATTACGAGCGTGGTTTTATTTCTGTTTGATGCGTCAATATGGCCCTGTCATTATCATGCCTGATGAACCTATGCAGCCTGATGCGACCATAGACCAATTGAGTATGCCTCGAAACAGCTACGATGAATGCGTTGCCTATGTGGCACAACAGATAGACCAAGCGCTGCCTGATTTGCCAGCTCAGGCTTCGAATGTGCGTGACTGGGGACGTATCAATAAAGGAATGGCCATAGGAATGAAATCCAGATTGCTATTATATGCTGCAAGTCCACTATTTAATGGAAATGCGGCCTATGCCAATTTTAAGAATTTGGATGGAAAGCTATTGATTAACCAGCAATATGATCAAAATAAATGGAAGATTGCCGCAGATGCAGCAAAAGAATTGATTGACTTAGGCTTATATTCCCTATATGTCAAAAAAGATGGGCAAGGTAAAGTAGATGCCTATGCTTCGCTAAAAGGCATGTTTTTAAATGATTGGAACAGTGAAGTGATTTTGGCTAATGGTAGACATACGGATATGCAACCTATAGACCGTAGCGGCACACCACGTTCCTTGGGTGGATGGTCATCATGGGGCCCTACACAAATGCTCGTGGATGAGTTTTTTATGGCGAATGGTAGAGCAATTACAGATCCCCAGTCGGGCTATACGGAAACGGGCTTTACGAATCAAGAGACATCTTATTTTGCGGCAGGAACGTATAATATGTATGTAGGACGTGAGCCTAGGTTTTATGTGGCGATTTCCTTTGATCAAAGTAAGTGGATCAATTCTGATAAGAATCCGAAGCCCTTAGTTATTGAGCACTATAGTGGTGGAAATAGTGGTTTGGGGACCAGTCGCAACTATTCGAGAACGGGCTATGTGAATCGTAAATTGGTACACCCCAATACCACCTTGAATCCCGATAGATTTGCAATCCGTATGGAGGTTCTAATTCGCTATGGGGAGATTTTATTGAATTATGTTGAAGCGTTGAATGAATATGATCCCGGTAATCCGGATATCTTGAAGTACCTGAACATGATTCGTGAGCGAGCAGGTATTAATCTATATGGCACTGCCGTAAGCGAAATCGCTCCCCCCGCTAGTCAGGAACTCATGCGGGCCGCTATCCGAAAAGAAAGGCGTGTGGAACTAGCATTTGAAAACTTTAGGTTCTTTGATACCAGAAGATGGAAGATTGCAGAGCAAGTGGAGGGTGGAGCTTTCTGGGGAATGAATGTAGAAGGTAGAAATAAAACAGAATTTGCACAAAGAAAAGTTTTTGAAACCAGGGTGTGGAGAGATCGTCAGTATTTATGGAATATCACACAATCTGAATTAAATCGTAACAAAAACTTGGTCGGAAACCCAGGCTGGTAA
- a CDS encoding SusE domain-containing protein: protein MKHIYILLLALLFMTNSCKEEVVNHMTTLSDVILLAPESDTFIDIDPKSNAVVRLHWQKSIVADGTLAFYSILFDKESGDFSNPVRILKPLKQGVEQEFILSHQELNRIASDAGIPELGAGKLKWTVQASNGVNQSPKGASFILQVKRPSGFARNPEQLFLSGTGTEAGANLQNGIPLRKISDGIFEVYTSLDQGSLVFHDGQNAQAVTYIMDGNAIKAGEKGVSPVSKTTVLKLQLNFNQSVTQLTEILEVGVWFSGFNRVTHGLAYESKGVWALRNAEIAFSQQSWGKDERYKFRLREKGQDNVVKTYYLGSSKKDNSKPSSSTEASYFYLFPVENSQWDYTYKFMRESGNADILLDFNASANSTHKVEYR, encoded by the coding sequence ATGAAACATATATATATCCTATTATTAGCTTTACTTTTTATGACAAATAGTTGTAAAGAGGAAGTCGTAAATCACATGACTACACTCTCTGATGTGATTTTGTTAGCGCCTGAGAGTGATACCTTTATCGATATAGATCCCAAGAGTAATGCTGTTGTCAGGCTGCATTGGCAAAAATCTATTGTAGCGGACGGGACCTTAGCATTCTATTCTATCTTGTTTGACAAAGAGTCTGGTGATTTTTCAAACCCTGTTCGTATACTGAAACCACTCAAGCAAGGTGTCGAACAAGAGTTTATACTATCACATCAAGAGCTCAACCGTATCGCATCGGATGCGGGCATTCCAGAGTTGGGTGCTGGGAAGTTAAAGTGGACAGTGCAAGCATCAAATGGTGTTAATCAATCGCCAAAGGGAGCTTCGTTCATCTTGCAGGTCAAACGGCCTTCCGGATTTGCACGTAATCCCGAACAGTTGTTTTTATCCGGTACGGGAACGGAAGCCGGAGCTAATCTCCAGAATGGTATACCCCTGCGAAAAATAAGTGACGGCATATTTGAGGTGTACACTTCTCTAGATCAAGGGTCATTGGTTTTTCACGATGGTCAAAATGCCCAGGCGGTGACCTATATCATGGATGGAAACGCTATTAAAGCAGGTGAAAAAGGAGTAAGTCCCGTGAGCAAGACGACTGTCCTTAAACTGCAGTTAAACTTTAATCAATCTGTCACTCAATTGACTGAAATTCTAGAAGTTGGTGTGTGGTTTTCTGGCTTCAATAGGGTGACGCACGGTTTAGCGTATGAAAGTAAAGGTGTCTGGGCTCTTCGCAATGCTGAAATTGCTTTCTCTCAGCAAAGTTGGGGTAAAGATGAGCGCTACAAATTTCGACTACGCGAAAAGGGACAAGATAATGTTGTCAAAACATACTATTTAGGAAGTTCAAAAAAAGACAATTCTAAGCCCAGCTCATCTACAGAAGCATCCTATTTCTACTTATTCCCTGTGGAAAATAGCCAGTGGGATTACACCTATAAATTTATGAGAGAAAGTGGCAATGCTGATATTCTACTTGATTTTAATGCGTCCGCGAATTCAACACATAAAGTCGAATACCGTTAA
- a CDS encoding glycoside hydrolase family 76 protein has protein sequence MNNTIKYSWCLLVFLMVSSCKQSNHDYGIKDESASIPETLVWNDLAERSQLSLFKEFWSQDLYFNQNNDGHKGFNYWWNAHGVDLLVDGYLRTKDPMYIKNLDLLLSGVYKKNGNTMWNTFYDDMEWMGIAALNAYGATGDVRYKDLAVQLWNWIKVGWSDVKGGGIAWASGSKDSKNACSNAPAIILVARLYQLDKNPEYLEWTHRIYNWMEKYLIDNSRGVVWDAYGNFNEDNLYTYNQGTFIGAALELYKITKDVKYKNTAIRTANYVINDRIKFSVDGVLKEMGGGTGDGGLFKGIFIRYFTDLIIYGDLDIYTKRVYIDYLKTNGASLWTKGTMLPDVLFSPHWREKPKNRVTDSSVHMSGAMLFEMLDLLDRKELLN, from the coding sequence ATGAATAATACTATAAAATATAGTTGGTGCTTACTTGTTTTTTTAATGGTAAGCTCTTGTAAACAATCAAATCATGATTACGGTATAAAAGATGAATCCGCATCGATTCCCGAGACTTTGGTATGGAATGATTTAGCTGAGAGAAGTCAGCTATCACTGTTCAAGGAGTTTTGGTCCCAGGATTTGTATTTCAATCAAAACAATGATGGGCACAAGGGTTTCAATTATTGGTGGAATGCACACGGAGTTGATTTGCTGGTCGACGGATATCTGCGTACCAAGGATCCCATGTATATCAAGAATTTGGATCTTTTGTTAAGTGGCGTGTACAAGAAAAATGGGAATACGATGTGGAATACCTTTTATGACGATATGGAATGGATGGGTATTGCCGCATTAAATGCGTATGGGGCTACGGGTGATGTCAGGTATAAAGACCTAGCTGTGCAGCTCTGGAACTGGATTAAAGTGGGCTGGAGTGATGTGAAGGGTGGAGGCATTGCTTGGGCCTCTGGATCTAAGGATTCCAAGAATGCCTGTTCAAATGCGCCTGCGATTATCCTGGTTGCTCGTTTATATCAACTGGATAAAAATCCAGAGTACCTAGAATGGACTCATCGTATTTATAATTGGATGGAAAAATACCTGATTGACAATTCAAGAGGTGTTGTTTGGGATGCCTATGGCAATTTTAATGAGGACAATTTGTATACCTATAATCAAGGAACTTTTATTGGAGCAGCCCTTGAATTATATAAAATAACCAAAGATGTCAAATACAAAAATACAGCCATACGTACCGCCAATTATGTAATTAATGATAGGATAAAATTTTCTGTAGATGGCGTGCTCAAAGAAATGGGAGGGGGGACAGGTGACGGTGGACTTTTTAAAGGAATTTTTATCCGTTATTTTACCGATCTCATTATATATGGTGATTTGGATATCTATACCAAAAGGGTATATATCGACTACCTCAAAACGAATGGTGCGAGCTTGTGGACCAAGGGCACCATGCTGCCTGACGTGCTGTTTAGTCCGCATTGGCGTGAAAAGCCAAAGAATAGAGTTACGGATTCCTCGGTACATATGAGTGGTGCCATGCTCTTTGAAATGTTGGATTTGTTAGATAGAAAAGAATTGTTGAATTGA
- a CDS encoding glycoside hydrolase family 88/105 protein: protein MFQKKKSVYIVILLLCIVSVRSTFGQHKYLQKWPKGKSPEEIGLLVAGRFVQSAHPNWGNPGPANEITYPETCAWYGALLFAGRIQHDILLKALQGRYEILQATERKLIPKADHVDHTVFGSIPLELYMLTKDNKYLKQGIRYADQQWQLPDKATTAEKDWHDKGFSWQTRLWIDDMFMISTIQAQAYRATGDVSYINRAAREMVMYLSQLQRSNGLFYHADDVPIFWGRGNGWYAAGMAELLRSLPLENPYRAEILAGYQKMMLTLLDYQDTTGMWKQIIDDPTAWNESSGTAMFTYAMTLGVKNGWLEERKFGPVVRKSWLALTEYIDTLGDVSEVCEGTNKKNDKQYYLDRRRLKGDMHGQAPILWTAFALLQNN, encoded by the coding sequence ATGTTTCAAAAAAAGAAGAGCGTCTACATCGTCATTTTGCTATTGTGTATAGTATCTGTGCGCAGCACATTTGGACAGCATAAATATTTACAGAAGTGGCCGAAAGGCAAATCTCCAGAAGAGATTGGCTTACTCGTGGCTGGGCGGTTTGTCCAATCGGCTCATCCCAATTGGGGCAATCCTGGTCCAGCAAACGAGATAACCTATCCCGAGACGTGCGCATGGTATGGCGCACTGTTGTTTGCAGGTCGAATCCAACATGACATCCTACTAAAGGCGCTACAAGGGCGATATGAGATATTGCAGGCTACCGAAAGAAAGCTCATTCCCAAAGCAGATCATGTCGATCATACCGTATTTGGCAGCATCCCTTTAGAATTGTATATGCTAACCAAGGACAATAAGTACTTGAAACAAGGTATTCGCTATGCCGATCAACAATGGCAGTTGCCCGACAAGGCCACAACCGCTGAAAAAGATTGGCATGATAAGGGATTCTCCTGGCAGACTAGATTATGGATAGACGATATGTTCATGATTTCCACTATCCAAGCGCAGGCCTACCGCGCTACCGGCGATGTAAGCTATATCAATAGAGCTGCACGTGAGATGGTGATGTATCTCTCCCAATTACAACGCAGTAACGGCCTGTTCTACCATGCCGATGACGTTCCTATTTTTTGGGGACGTGGTAATGGTTGGTATGCAGCAGGAATGGCCGAGCTACTTCGTTCACTTCCCCTAGAAAATCCCTATAGGGCGGAGATTTTGGCCGGTTATCAAAAGATGATGCTGACGCTGTTGGACTATCAGGATACTACAGGTATGTGGAAGCAAATCATAGATGATCCGACCGCTTGGAATGAAAGTTCAGGTACGGCAATGTTTACATATGCAATGACTTTGGGTGTTAAAAACGGTTGGCTAGAAGAGCGAAAATTTGGCCCTGTAGTGCGCAAATCTTGGTTGGCCCTAACGGAGTATATCGATACCCTAGGAGATGTAAGTGAAGTTTGTGAAGGGACCAACAAAAAGAATGATAAACAATACTACCTAGATAGAAGACGCTTGAAGGGAGATATGCATGGTCAAGCCCCAATATTGTGGACTGCATTTGCCTTATTGCAGAATAATTAA